ACTATGCCTTTGCACTGCACAACATGCCCGGCTTGCCCTTGGGGGCCGTCGCCGTGGCGGCGGGGCCTGCCAGTTGCGCGTCGGTCGGCTGGCGCATTGCGCTTACCGGGCGTGAAGCCCATGCCGCCTTTCCCGAAACCGGCCAATCGCCCGCACCCATGCTGGCGCGGCTGGTGCGGCATCTGGCCAGCCTGCCCGCCAATAGCGCAACGCTTTGCCACATGAACATGGGCGCACCGGCCTTCGGCATCGCCCCCGGTCGGGCGGTTGCGCATGTGACGCTGCGCAGTGTCACGGATGATGGGCTGGCGCGGCTGGAAGCGGATTTGGCAGCGTGGTGCGCGGAAAATGCGGGCGGTTTGGCCCTAGACATCAGCCGCCATGACCATTTCAACGCCACGCTGAACGACCCAGAGGCGGCGGCCCATGTTGATGCCGCGCGCAACACTTTGGGCATACCGCAAGCCGAATTCGCCTTTCCCATGCGCCCGTCAGAGGATTTCGGCGCTTTCAGTGCGCAGGCCAAATGCGCGCTGTTCTTTCTGGGCGCGGGGACAGACCATCCGGCGTTGCACGACCCCGCCTATGATTTCCCCGATGCACTGATCGCGCCCGGCCAAGCCATGTTCCGGCAGGTTCTGGCGCAGATCACAGGATAAACCGCGCGGGCCGAAGGCCGCGCAGCGCATTACCCAGCCACAGCCGAACGTGCGGCAAATCGCGGGCCAGAAGCACCTCTTCCGGGCAAGCAAGCTGCGCGCGCAACACGCCCGGCAACAGCCCGCAGGCCAAGGGCGGCGTGCGCATCCCCGCGCCCCGGTCGAAAAACACGGTTGTGATGGTCCCGTCGCAGACTTCGTCGCGCTCATTGAGCAAGATCACCTCGTCCAAGCCTTGCGGCAGGGCCGCACGCGCGGCGTCATAGGTCGCGCGCTGGCTGGATTTCAGGCGCAGCCAAGGATCATCAGAGGCCAACCGCAAATCGGACAGCCCCACGCGCCATGTGTCAATGTCAGGCGGAAGCGGGTGGTGTTCCTGCCGGATAACGCCTGCCGCGTCCAGCGTCAGGCGCCACCGTGCCGGGCGGTCGGGACCGGAGACGTGAAAATCTGGCACAGTCCAGCCCAAGGCCGCCGCCCCGGACCCAAGCCGCGCGCGATGCAAATGCTCGTGCCGTAGCGCCGCGCCGTCCCAATAGCCCGTCTCGATAAGCGTCAGGCCACGCGGCGCAGGTCTGTCGCGAAGCGGGTTTTCCATAGCGCTTCCTCCCATTCCCCGGCCTCTGTGCTGTCTTGCACGATGCCGCCACCGACATTTCCCTCGACCGCGCCGCCGTCGAACAGGCGCAAGGTGCGGATGGCCACGGACCACGCCTGATCGCCACCCGGCGCGGCCCAGCCAATCGCCCCGCAATAAACAGAACGCGGTGTCGCTTCCAGCTCTCCGATGATCTGCATCGCGCGGATTTTCGGCGCGCCGGTCACGGACCCGCAGGGAAACAGCGCTGCCATGATCTCTGTCAGCCCAAGCCGCGCGCGCAACTGTCCGCGAATGCGGCTGCTCATCTGGTGGACGGTTGCGAAACTGTCTATGGCGAACAGTTCCGGCACCTGAACCGAGCCGATCTCGGAAATCCGCGCAATATCGTTGCGTAGAAGGTCCACGATCATCAGGTTCTCTGCCTGCACCTTTTCGCTGGCCGCCAAACCCGCGCGCAAGGCGCGGTCGGCCTCTGGCGTGGCGCCGCGTGGGGCGGTGCCTTTCATGGGGCGGCTTTCGACAACACCGTTTTGCAAGGTGAAGAACAGCTCGGGACTACAAGACAGCACCACCGGGCCTGCGCCAAGATCCAGATAGCCGCCAAACCCAACCTTTTGCCGCGCCCGCAACGCGCCATAAAGCCCAAGCGCCGTGCCCGCTGTCAATTGTGCTGCCAGAGGAAAAGTCAGGTTCACCTGATAGCAATCGCCTGCCGCGATATAGGCCATCAGCTTTTCGAACGCCGCCCCATAAGCGGCGCGCGTGGTTCGCGGCAGGACCGGCGATAGGCTGGCGGGTTGCGCATCGGCCCGTGCGTGGAACGTGGTGGCGGACTCTGGCGCATCGAACACGCCCAGCGCCGCAAGCGGTGCGCGCGGATCGTGATGGGGGATGCCGCTTAGGCGCGGCTCAAAGGCGTAGCCCGCTTCATAGGCGATATAGCCCGCAATCCAGCCGCCCGCGCGGCGCGCGACTTCGGCGCGGTCCAGCACATCGGCCACCTCGGCGCGCGACCACGCCAAAAGCAGGTTGCGCGGATGGGTGAACAGCGCGGGGCGGGCGCGCGGTCCGTGGTCAAGGGCAATGACGGGCTGCATTTTGGCCTTCGCGTTGCGGGACATGCCACGGCTAGATATAACGCGCAATCGCGGCTGACCATGTCCGAAACGGTCGCAATCGGGCGGATTTGCGCCATTGACGGCCCTTGCCTAGCCTTCGCGCAGCGCCCGCGAGAAATAGGCAAGGAACGGTTCTGTCAAATACTGCAATGGCGTGCGCTCGCCGGTTTGCAAGAAAACCTCGACCGGCATCCCCGGCAATAACGTCTGATCCGCCAGAAGCGCGCGGCTGTCATCGCGCAATTCCAGTTCCACCCGGTAGAAGCTTTGGGCCAGTTCGGCATTGGTAAACGCATCGGCGGAGACCTTGGTCACAACGGCGCCAAGCTGCGGCAGATCGCGCAGATTCAACCCCGAAAACAGGACCACCGCGTCCTGACCGGCGCGAACCTGATCGATATCGGATGGGTTAACCCGCGCCGAAATAACCAAAGGGCGATCTTGCGGCACCACGAACAAGGCCGGTTCTGCCGCGCGCAGCACCGCACGCGGGGTCGTGACCTGCAAGCCATAAACCACCCCTGACACCGGGGCGCGGATATCCAGCCGCGCAATCTGCTCGCGCAGCGCGTGGCGTTGCTCGAACAATTCGACCTCTGTCGCGGAAATTTCGCGCAACTCGGTCTGCGCGTCCTCGCGCGACTGCGCGCCCAGCGACAAAATTTGCTGCGCGATTTCTGCTTGGCGCTCTGCCGCAGAGGCGCGCTCTGCCAGCAACGCGCCGCGCGCGCCTTGCAGCCGCGCGGCCTCTCTGTCCAGCGTCAGCACGCGGGCGGCCTGCGCCAGCCCGCGTTCCAGCAGGTCGGCTTGGGTGGCGCGCTCTTGCGCGACCAGCGCAATCTGGCGGTCGGTCGCTGCGATCTGCGCGGTAATGCCCTCTACCTGCGTGTCAATCTGGGCGCGGCGTTGTTGCAACTGCGCGATCAGCCCGTCACGCGTTTCTTGCCGCGCGGCCAGCAGGCTGCGCTGCCCGGCCATAAGCGCCTCAATCCGCCCTGCCAATTCGGGGCTTTCTGTCTGTAGCGCCGCCAATTCCGCCGGAAAGCTGAGGGTCTTGGCATTGTCGCGTTCGGCCTCTAGCCGGGCGCGACGGGCCAACATTTCGAACAGACGGTTTTCGACCACGTTCAGGTCGGATTGCAGGCTTGTTCCATCCAGTTGCAACATGACATCGCCCGCAACAACCCGCGCGCCTTCAACCACCTTAATGTGCGCGACCACACCGCCATCGGGGTGCTGCACGATCTGGCGGTTCTGCTCGACCTCTAGCTGGCCGAGCGCGATGATTGCGCCAGAGATCCGGCTTAGCCCGGCCCATGCCCCGAAACCGAACACCAGCACCCCAAGGGTAAGCACCGCCAAAAGCACATGGCGGCGCGGCGAGAAAGGGTCATGCCGGCTCATGCCCCACCCTTTCGGTCGGTATCCCATGGGAAGCGTGCCACGGGTTGCCCGCCCTGCGCCGGACCGGCGGCAGAAGGTGCCGCGCCCTCTTGCCCGGCCCCCGGACCCAGAATCGCGCCGCTGTTGCGCGTTGTCTTGCGCAGCACGTCTTCCATCGGGCCCAAAGCCACAACACGCCCAGCTTTCAGCCGCAACACAAGGTCACATTCAAGGATTGCGCCGGGACGATGGGTCATGATGATAACCGACGCCCCGCGCGCTTTGGCGTTGCGGATGGCCAGATTCAGCGCCCGTGACCCGGCATCGTCCAGATCGGAATTCGGTTCGTCCAACACCAGCAGCGCCGGATCGCCATAGAGCGCGCGGGCCAGCGCAATCCGCTGCATCTGGCCGCCTGACAAGCCGCCACCCTCGGCATCTATGATCGTGTCATAGCCGTTGGGCAGGCCAAAAATCACTTCGTGCGCGCCGGCTGCCTGCGCGGCGGCGATCACGTTTTCATCGGTCGCTGCGGGGTCCAGCCGGGCGATATTGTCGCGCAGGCTGCCCGCAAAAAGCGATACACGCTGCGGCAGATAGCCAATGGCACGCCCAAGTTGCACAGGATCATAATGGTCCAGCAACGCCCCATCCAGCCGGATTTCGCCCAGGGCGGGCGGCCAGATGCCCACCAATGCCTCTGCAAGGCTGGATTTGCCCGCGCCAGAATCCCCGATTACCCCCAATGCCTGCCCCGGGCGCATACCGAAGGTCACATCACGCAGCACAAAACCGCTATTTCCCTCTGCCCCCGGTATGCGCAGCGCCAAACCCTTGACGGCCAGATGCCCCTTGGGCTGTGGCAGCTTGGTGCGCGGCGTTTCGGCCGGGGTTGCCGCCAAGAGCGCGCGCAAGCGCGCGCGTGCGGCCCGCGCGGCCTGCACTTGTGGCCAGCCCCCGATCACTTGATCCAGCGGTGCCAAGGCGCGCCCCAGAATGATGGACGCGGCGATCATTCCGCCTGCAGACAGCTCTGAGCGCAGGACCAGCCACGCCCCCAGCGCCAGCATGGCCGATTGCAGGAACAGCCGGATTGCGCGGGCCGATGCACTAAAGCCGCCGCTGCTGTCATTGCCGGAAATCGCCTCTGACAGGGCATGGCGCCTAAGCTCCGCCCAGCGCCCCAAGGCAGCGCCCTGCATGCCCAAGGCGCGCATTTGCCCGGCTTCGACGCTGATCTGTCGGCCCAATGCCTCTGCGCGTTGTTGCGCGGCAAAAGTGTTTTCCTGCCGCGCGCGACTGCGCTGCATGTTTACAAGGCTTAGCCCGGCCAGCGCCAGCGCCGCAAGGCCCGCAAACAGACCCAAGAGCGGGTGCAACAGCGCGATCACCCCGATAAACAGCGGCACCCAAGGAAAATCGAACAGCGCCAGAAATACGGGGCTGCCAGTGATCTGCTGCAAGAGCGCCACATCCTGCGTGGCGCGCATGGGAAGATGCCGCGATGCCCCGCGCAGCACCGCCCGGCCCAAGGCCGCACGAAACACTTTTGCATCCAGTTGCAACTGGTAGCGCGCCCCGGCCCGCGCCGCGATACGCGCACGCGCATGGTCCAGCAGTCCGAAAACCACATAGAGAAAAGCCACCAGCGTGAACAGCACAACAAGCGTGGCCTCTGACCGGCTGGACAACACCCGGTCATAGACCTGCAACATGAAAACAGGCCCCGTCAGCATCAGCAAATTGGTGAAAATACTGACCACGGCGACCACCACGAACAGCCGCCCGCTGCCCCCATCAGCGACAGACGTTCCGTCTGCCAGCGTTGGGAGCGGCTGTGGATGTGGTTGCGGGGCAATCATCACGCCCGGTCCGGCTGGTTTCACGTTTCCCTGCCCTGCCCCGGAACATGAGAGCCTAGAAATACGGCGTCCAGAGGCACTTGTAATAGAGTTAAGTGTCAAGTCATGCGGCTTGGTAGCGTAGCATTGGATGTGTTGTCATCCTATTAAATGCTTGAATAGGGCAGTGTCGTGTGCAAACTTATTAACCATTATTTAAGCCTGTGCCGAATGTAGCGCCCAGCATTTTGACGAATCAAAGGTACGTCATGGAATTAAGTCCATGTCATTTCTTCCAGCAGCGCACGCCGCGGGTGCCTTTTGTCAGGTTGCTTTTGGCTGCCACGATTTTTGCGGCGTTCTGGATCGGACCTAACATGACAAATGCCCGCTCTGAAAGCGCTGCAATCCTGCATCTGGCTTGCGATGGCGCCCCAGCGGACCTGTGCGGGTCGGTCGCGCAGGTGATCGCGGAGCGTTCGCATGGTCGCTATGAGATTCGTCATGTTGCACCGCCCAAGGCAAGCCCGGAGCGCGCGAGCGATCTGAGCCTAACCGTGGTGCTGGATGGCCGCGGCGAAAACTGGATCGCGGCGCATTTGGATTGGCAACATGGGCCGGACGGCGCACGTCACTCGGGCCCGAGCATGGAAATGAGCGTGATGGACACGACGCTCAAGCCGCGCATGTATGACAGATTTGCCGAAAACCTTATCCGCGCGGATGCCGCGATAGCGGCACTGCTATTTGATTAAATGACAGGCCAATATCGTTTGGCCAGCCAGTTGGAGCAAAGAATATGTGCCAGATTTGTGCCGGAACACAGACGTTTGACCCGTCCCGCCACCCGGATGGCGGCGATTTTGCGACAATTTTCGAAGAGGTGGATGCGCCCGATGACACAAGCACGCCCTACACCATTGGCGTCGGAGATGTGTTTGCCGGTTTGCTTAGTTCTCCCGGAGACCGCGATTGGGTTGCTGTGACGCTTGAAGCAGGGGAAAGCTATATGATTTCCCTTACAGGCTCATACGGCGGCGGCGGAACACTAAGTGATCCTTACCTTCGGCTATACGATGGGTCGGGGAACCTCGTCGGGTTCAATGACAATAACGGCAGCACCGATTCGCTGATGTCCTTCACGGCGACAACCGGTGGCACTTACTACCTAAGCGCTGGTTCCTACAATGACTGGTACTCTGGCAGCTACCAGTTGTCGGTCGTTCAAACAGAGCCCGCACCTGTAGGCACGCTCGACGAATTGGCAACCTATCTGACCAACGGCTACTGGAATGACTCCGGTCGGTCAGAGCGCAGCTTCGACACAAGTTCTGACAACCAGATCACAGTCAATATCGAAGGACTGACAGCGGATGGCCAGCAGTTGGCCCTCTGGGCGATGGAAGCCTGGGAAATGTTTGCCGATCTGGATTTCGTCGTGGTCAGTGGGTCTGCCGACATCAGTTTTGACGACAACGATTCGGGCGCCTACGCGCAAACATTTACCCTCGGCACACAGATCAGTTCGGTCAATGTAAACGTCTCGACCGATTGGCTGGACGACTACGGAACCACGATCGACAGCTATTCCTTCCAGACCTATGTGCATGAAATTGGCCACGCCCTTGGGCTGGGGCACCAAGGGAATTACAACGCGTCCGCAACCTTCGGGGTGAGCAACACCTTTGCCAATGATAGCTGGCAGATGTCGGTCATGTCGTATTTCAACCAGTTCACGAATACCGAGGTCAACGCATCCTATGCGCGGCTTCTGACACCGATGATGGCCGATATTCTGGCAGTCCAGAACTTGTATGGTGCCAGCAATGCAACGGCGGGAAACACGGTCTGGGGCGCGAATTCCAACCTTGGCGGCTATCTGGGCGCCGTTTTTGCCGAGGTCACAGGTGGTCCTGACATGCCCGGCTATAACGGCGGACTGATGGCGTTCACGATTGCCGACGTTGGCGGTCACGACACGCTTGACCTGTCCCCGCTGACGACGAACGCGAATATCGACATGCGGCCAGAGACCTTCTCGGATTTCGGTGGGCTGATCGGGAACATGGCCATCGCACGCGGCACGATCATAGAGGATCTGATTACCGGGTCCGGGAATGACACGATCGTCGGCAATTACGCAGCGAATTTCATACAAAGCGGGGATGGCAACGACAGTGTCTATGGCGGTGCTGGCTTCGATTCCATCCTTGGCGGCGCGGGCGATGACACCCTGGATGGTGGCGACGGAAACGACACGATCCGTGGTGAGGACGGCAACGATTACATCACTGGCGGCGCGGGCGATGACCGGCTTTGGGGCGGCGCAGGCGATGACACGCTCTATGGCGGCAGCGGCAATGACATCATCGGGGGCGGCTCCGGTGCCGACCTGATCCATGGTGGCACTGGCAATGACACGCTGTACGGCGGCAGCGGCAACGACACGATATATGCCGACAGCAGCCTTGCCACCGGGTTCAATGCAATCTGGGGCATGGGCGGCGATGACCTGATCTACGCATCGGACGGGGGCGACCGGATCGGTGGCGGCGGCGGGCGCGACACCATCCATGGCGGCGCCGGCAATGACACGATTTACGGTGGTGTCGCCTTGGGAGAGACCACGATTTACGGCAATGGCGGCGATGACGTAATTTACGGCAGCATCGACAATGACACGATCGATGGCGGCGCGGGCGATGACAATATCGGCGGCGGCCTTGGCGATGACCGCATCATCGGCGGCACCGGCGACGACACGGTGCGCGGCTATCTTGGTGCGGATACCTTCGTGTTCCTGGACGGTCACGAGCGCATGCTTGTCGAAGATTTCAGCTTCGTCGAGAATGACAGGCTGGAACTGGACGGCGCGCTGTGGGGCGGTGGGCTGACGGCGTCTCAGATGCTGTCGATCTATGGCAACGTGTCTGGCGGCATCTTTGTGCTGGATTTTGGCGGCGGTGACATTGTCACGCTTCAGGGCATCACGGACAGCTCTCAGCTGGCCTCTTACATAGATATCGTCTGATCGGGCCAAGAAACCCAACCAAAAAGCCCGGCCCCTTCGGCCGGGCTTTTTGCATCATGCTGTGGATTCCCGAAGCCATTGCTGCCCTGCGGCGTGCAATTCTGCATGTGCAAAATAATTGAGCATGACGTCCTTTTTCTGCCCAAAGCGCATGCCAAACCCGGCATGAGGCGCCAAGCGCAAATGCGACTCATTGGCACTGATCCCGAACATCGTTTGTTTGATGTCAGCCTGACAACAGGCAGATTGCCGCCCGTTGGGCCAGATCTTGGCAGACAACAACCCAACGGACGGCGACAACAATGAATGCTGTCTGGCCAGCATAGCGCTATCGGGCCAAACCCGAAAGCAAATTGGCACGACGGCCCTGACACAGGAGCGCTGCACCTCATGACTTCCAGATCCCTGCTAGCCGCCTTGGCAACCAGCACCGCGCTGGTCGCCGCCCCCGCCCTTGCCCAGGATTGCGCTGACCCGATCAAGGTGGGTGTGCTGCACTCGCTGTCGGGCAGTATGGCGATTTCCGAAACCACGCTGCGCGACGTCATGCTGATGCTGATTGAACAGCAAAACGCCGCCGGTGGCTTGCTTGGTTGCCAGATAGAGGCAGTCGTGGTTGACCCGGCCTCTGACTGGCCGCTCTTCGCCGAACTGACCCGCCAGCTTCTGACGGTCGATGAGGTGGACGTGATCTTCGGCGCATGGACAAGCGTTAGCCGCAAATCGGCGCTTCCGGTGCTGGAAGAGCTGAACGGCCTGATGTTCTACCCGGTGCAGTATGAAGGCGAGGAATCCTCGCGCAATGTGTTCTACACCGGTGCCGCGCCCAACCAGCAGGCGATCCCGGCGGTGGATTATTTCCTCGAAGAACTGGGCGTCGAAAGCTTCGCGCTTCTGGGCACCGATTACGTCTATCCGCGCACCACGAACGCGATCCTCGAAGCCTACCTGATGGACAAGGGCATCCCGGCAGAAGACATCTTCGTGAACTACACGCCCTTCGGTCATTCCGACTGGTCAACCATCGTGTCTGACGTGGTGGCGCTTGGTGCGGGCGGCAAACAGGTCGGCGTGATCTCGACCATCAACGGCGACGCGAATGTGGGGTTTTACACGGAACTGGCGGCACAGGGCATCAGCGCCGATGACATTCCCGTCGTGGCCTTTTCCGTTGGCGAAGAAGAGCTTTCGGGCTTGGACACAGGGCCGCTGGCGGGCCATCTGGCGGCGTGGAACTACTTCCAGTCGGCGGATACCGACATCAATGCCGAATTCGTCGCCGCATGGAAGGCCTTTGCCGGCGAAGACCGCGTGACCAACGACCCGATGGAAGCGCATTATATCGGCTTCAACATGTGGGTGAATGCGGTTGAAGCGGCTGGCACCACCGATGTCGATGCCGTGCGCGAAGCCATGTGGGGGCAGGAATTCCCCAACCTGACCGGCGGCATGGCAGTGATGAATGGCAACCATCACCTGTCCAAACCGGTATTGATTGGGGAAATCCGTGCCGATGGACAGTTCGACATCATCAGCCAGACCGCAGAAGTGCCGGGCGATGCATGGACCGACTACCTGCCGGAAAGCGCGGTTCTGACCAGCGATTGGCAGGAATTGGGCTGCGGGATGTATAACACCGCAACCTCGACCTGCGTGCAAATGACCTCGAACTACTAAGCCATGTCGGGCGCGCGGCCCAAGCCTGCGCGCCCGGATTCGTCCTGCCTGAAACTGGACCTGAAATGCCCTTTCGCACTCTGATATTCCGCGCGCTGGCCCTTCTGACGCTGGCCCTTGTCACCCTGCCCGGCCCCGCCCGCGCGCAAGAGGCGCTGCAACCCGCGTTGCAAGCCTATGCCGACGAACTTGCCAGCCCCTCGCGCCGCAGCATCGAAGCTGTCGTCACCGCGCTGATAGAGCAGGGCCACCCCAATATCGGCGACTTCTTCCGCCGCTTCAGCGCCCGTGAGGTCGTGCAGCGCCCCGAAGATGGGCTGTTCTTTTATGCCGAGGATGCGGGCGACCTTGTGCGGCTGGTCGATATAGACAGTGGCGCGGCGGTGGCCGAAGTGTCCAGCCGCGACGTGACACAGATTCGCACCAATTCCGGTGTGCAGCGCGTCATCGCCTCTGCCCTTGTGCCCTTGGAATTGAATGCCCCCGAACGCGAACTTCGCTTGGCCGCGCTAGAGGCGATCGGCCGCAGCCCCAATGCCAGCCAGATCGCGCCCTTGGCCGCAAGCATAGAGGCCGAACCCGATGCCGCGTTGCAAACCCGCAAGGAACGCCTGCTGCTTCTGCTGACGGCACAATTTGGCGAAGACCGCAGCGCGCGGATTGCCGCCATCGATGCGCTCGGTGGCGATATCAGCATCGAAGCGCGGGGCGTGCTGAACCGTTTGACCGCCACTGTGACCGAAGCGGCCCCCGCACTGCCCGAAGGCGCGAATATCGCCCGCTTGCTGAATGTGGGCGCGGACCTGTCAGAAACCGACGCTTATGAGCTGTTGGTCAGCGCAGGGCTGGCCGAACCGGCGCAGACCCCAGCCATGCTGCGCGATGTTCTGGCGCAGAACATTGTTGACGGGCGCGTGGGCGGTGTGCCGGTCGGGCGGCTGAGCGACCCTGCCGCCCGAACCGAAGCTTACGCGGCCTTGGAAGCTGCGGACACCGTGCCGCCCCGCGCGGCCCCGGATGAAGCTGCGCAAGCTGTGGCCGCGCATGTGTTTTTCACCCGCTACACGCTGGACGACGCCGAGATCACCGCCGCTGCGCAAGCCGCGCTTGACAGCACACGGCAATTGATCGCCACCTATCAGGCCGCGGATCTGGTGTTGGATGGCTTGTCACTGGCATCGATTTTCTTTCTGGCGGCGATTGGCCTTGCAATCACCTTCGGGGTGATGGGCGTCATCAACATGGCGCATGGCGAATTCATCATGATGGGCGCCTATACCGGCTATGTCGTGCAGCTTTTCATCCCCGATTACACGATCAGCCTGCTGGTCGCGCTGCCCTTGGCGTTCTTAGTGACCTTTGCAGCAGGTGTTGCGATGGAGCGCAGCGTCATCCGCCACCTTTACACCCGTCCGCTGGAAACGTTGCTGGCGACCTTTGGCATTTCAATCGCGTTGCAACAATTGGCCAAGAACATCTTCGGCACACAGGCGCGCCCCCTGACCGCGCCGGATTGGCTGGGCGGGGCGTTGCAGATCAATGATATCATTGGCATCAGCACCATTCGCTTGGCGATCTTCGTTCTGGCGCTGATCTTTCTTGGCCTGCTGCTTTACATTCTGAAGCGCACGCGTTTGGGGCTAGAGGTGCGCGCGGTCACCCAAAACCCCGGCATGGCGGCCAGCATGGGCATTAATCCCGACCGCATCAATATGCTGACCTTCGGGCTTGGGTCGGGGATTGCGGGTATCGCGGGTGTGGCCATCGGGCTTTACG
This genomic window from Roseibaca calidilacus contains:
- the urtB gene encoding urea ABC transporter permease subunit UrtB yields the protein MPFRTLIFRALALLTLALVTLPGPARAQEALQPALQAYADELASPSRRSIEAVVTALIEQGHPNIGDFFRRFSAREVVQRPEDGLFFYAEDAGDLVRLVDIDSGAAVAEVSSRDVTQIRTNSGVQRVIASALVPLELNAPERELRLAALEAIGRSPNASQIAPLAASIEAEPDAALQTRKERLLLLLTAQFGEDRSARIAAIDALGGDISIEARGVLNRLTATVTEAAPALPEGANIARLLNVGADLSETDAYELLVSAGLAEPAQTPAMLRDVLAQNIVDGRVGGVPVGRLSDPAARTEAYAALEAADTVPPRAAPDEAAQAVAAHVFFTRYTLDDAEITAAAQAALDSTRQLIATYQAADLVLDGLSLASIFFLAAIGLAITFGVMGVINMAHGEFIMMGAYTGYVVQLFIPDYTISLLVALPLAFLVTFAAGVAMERSVIRHLYTRPLETLLATFGISIALQQLAKNIFGTQARPLTAPDWLGGALQINDIIGISTIRLAIFVLALIFLGLLLYILKRTRLGLEVRAVTQNPGMAASMGINPDRINMLTFGLGSGIAGIAGVAIGLYAQVTSEMGSNYIVQSFMTVVVGGVGNVWGTLAGASLIGFLQKGIEWFNPSNTLAAQTFMVLFVILFIQFRPKGIVALKGRAAGD